The DNA segment ACCAACCCGCGATTGCCAGACAGTCGCGGGTTTTTTGTTTAATGACGAAGACGGATAATGTTCAAAGTAGTGAGAAAGAGATGAGATTGAAGACGGAAAGAGATGCCATTGAGTTCGCGTTGCCGCGGAGTTTCGCGCCTTCGGGTGCGGCGAATGGCTCCATTTATCGCGGGGCCTTCGAGACGGAGCTTGAGCGTTTGAAAGAACGTTTGTTGGCGCATGAATTGGCGCGAACGGTGAGTTTGGAAGTGAACGTGTTGTTGCGGCGCGCCGCCAACGACGCGATGGCGCTGGCCTGGCTGACGCCATTTCCGCTGTTGTTGTTGCCGGTGTTGTTCGAGGAGAAAGCTTTGGCCGCTCGTAAAATGGCGGCGCGTCAGGCCTTGATTCGTGAGCGAAGCCAGGAACTGATGGTTCTCACCGAATAGCGCGACCTCCAGTAATCTTTCCGAGCTTCAAAGTTTTCGCGTGCGTTGATTCCGCAAGGAAGCGTCTCGAGGCCGACGCCTTGGTGCGCGTTCGCCGCTGTAGCTCCGCCGCAAATACTGACCAGTATGACTGGCAGGATTTCGCGCGATGTTTTCTGGAGTGCCGGTGGCGACGACTTTGCCGCCTTCGGCACCGGCTTCCGGCCCGAGATCAATAATCCAGTCAGCGCATTTGATCACCTCCAGATTGTGTTCGATAACCACGACGGAGTGCCCGGCCGCCACCAGTCGTTGGAAAACTTGCAGCAGCACACGGACGTCGTCGAAATGTAAACCCGTGGTGGGTTCGTCAAACAGGAACAGCGTGGCGGTCGCGGCGGGTTGATGTCCGATACGCTTTGAATTTCGGCGATTCGCTGGCCGGTCCGTTGCGGCTGAGTGCTGCGTGGCTTCGGCCAAGTGGCGGACGAGTTTCAACCGCTGACTTTCCCCACCCGAGAGCGTATTGATGGGTTGGCCAAGACGCAGGTAGCCCAGCCCCACCTCTTGCAATAATTTCAAACTGGCGGTCGCGCGCCGGGCGGGTTTGGAATCAGCGAAGCCCGCGAGAAAATCAATCACTTCGTCCACCGTGGCTTCGAGGAAATCGCCGATGCTCCACTGCGGGGTGGTAGCAGATGCGGGACGCGGCGGACTGATTTTCAAATCCAGAATGTGCTGACGATAGCGGCGTCCGTCGCACTCCGGGCAGCGAATGAAAATGTCGCTGAGAAATTGCATCTCGATTTTCTCAAACCCGGCCCCGTGACACTTCTCGCATTGGCCAACGCTGGAATTGAAGCTGAACGCGCTGGCGTTCAATCCGCGTTGTTTGGCGATGTCGGATTGCGCAAACACTTCGCGGATGTCATCGAACGCGCCGATGTAAACGGCGGGATTCGAGCGCGGTGTTTTGCCGAGCGCGGATTGATCCACAAGAACCACCTGGCGCAGGGTTTCGTAGCCGGTGATCTGCGTTAGGGCGGGGGAGTGATTCGCGGTCTGGTCCGCTGCGGCGTCGTTGACGCTTTCCTCGGAGTCAAGCCGGTCGGAGGCTTTGGTGGGGCTGATGTCTTGATCGTGGAGTCTGGCTTGCAATGTCGGTAGGAGCACGTCACGAATCAACGTGGACTTGCCCGAGCCGCTGACGCCGGTGACGACGACGAAGCGCCCCAGCGGAATCTCGACGGAAAGGTGGTTGAGATTATGGCGCGTGGCGTCCTCAATCTTTAGCATGGCGCTGTTTTCGAGAATATAACTTTGATCCGCTTTGGGCTTTTGCGCCGCGCCGTTCGCCGCTGCGGAATGAATTGGCCGGCGTTGCGAAAGTTCGATGCGTTTTCGTCCACTCAAGTATTGGCCGGTGAGTGAAGTTTTGGATTTCAACAGATCACGCAGCGGACCTTGAAAAACAATTTCGCCGCCGGTGGCGCCGTGGCCGGGGCCGATATCCACAATCTGGTCGGCGGCGCGCATGACGCCGGCTTCGTGTTCCACCACCACCACGGTGTTGCCGGTATCGCGAAGTTTTTCGAGGATGCGGACGAGGCGGTCCGTGTCGCGCGGATGCAGCCCGACGCTGGGTTCATCCAGAACAAAAAGAGTGTTCACCAAACGCGTGCCGAGGCAGGTCGTGAGGTTCACGCGCTCGGTTTCCCCACCACTCAAGGTGCGCGTGGGCCGGTCCAGCGTGAGGTATCCAAGCCCGACCCCATCAAGGTAAGCGAGGCGGGTGCGCACCTCGTCCAAAGCGAGCCGCACGGAGTCTTGCGGCGAGGTTTTGCGGAGTCGCGACCGTTGCCGGATCAATTGGTTGACCAGGTTCAACGCGTCGCGAATGGGCAACGCGTAGAAATCAGGCAGCGTCAGGCGTGTCGTCGGCTGGGAAGTATTGCCGGTTGGCGTGGCCGCTCGCGAGGTTTTCGGCGACTTCGATCCGGCGGCGTCCACGTTGAGCCAATAAAGCAGCGCCTCGGGTTTCAAGCGCGCGCCGTGGCAATCCGGGCAGCGGGTGTAAGCGCGATAGCGTGAGAGCAACACCCGGACGTGCATTTTGTAGGACTTGGTTTCCAGCCAGCGGAAATAGCCTTTCACGCCGTACCACGCGCGCGGCCATTCGTGCGCTTCGTCAATGCCGTAATCCTTGTCGCCTTCAATGACCCAGCGTTGGTGTTCGGCGGCGAGCTTGTGGAACGGCACGTTCATCGGAACTTTGCGCGCCTGGCAAAACTTTTTCAAATCGCGCTGACACTCCGCGCTGAATCCGTTGCGCCACGGCTTGATCGCGCCTTCCGCCAGCGTCAGCGTGCGGTCGGGAAGCGCCAGATCGTAATCAATCGTGATGGTGCGACCAAAGCCCTTGCAAGTCGGACACGCGCCGAGCGGATGATTGAAACTGAACAAGGCGGGCGTGGCCTCGGGATACTCAATGTCACATTGGGCGCAATGGCGCCAGTTGGAAAAACGGCGCGGCTGGCGCACTTCGGTTGTGGCGGACATTGTCCAGACGGTCAATTTGCCTTTGCCGAAGTGGTAGGCCTGTTCGCAGGCTTCGATGATGCGCGCGCGCGCCGTCGGTGTGAGCTTGAGCCGATCCTGCACCACGATTAAAGCGGTTGGCGGTGGTTGAAGAGTCGCAAGTTTGGCGGCTTCGTCGAGCCGCGTCACCTCGCCGTTTACCAGCAGTCGTTGGTAGCCTTGCTTGGCAATCAACGCGAGCGATTCAGCCAGGGAAAGCTTTTCCGAAAGTGGAACTTCAAAGGTGATCAAAACTTCTGCCGATGGCGCGACTGACAATGCTTGCCACACACCTGGCGGCGCTGTTTTCGTCACCGGCCGACCGCAACCGCGACAGTGCAGTTGCGCGAGGTGCGGCCAAAGGACTTTCAAGTGATCGCAAATTTCCGTCATCGTGCCGACCGTGCTGCGCGTGGTGCGAACCGCGTTGCGTTGTTCGATGGCAATGGCGGGCGGGATGCCTTCGATGCTGTCCACTTGCGGTTTATCCATGCGGTCGAAGAACTGCCGGGCGTAGGGCGAAAAAGTTTCGATGTAACGTCGCTGGCCCTCGGCATACAGCGTGTCGAAGGCGAGCGAACTTTTACCCGAACCACTCAAGCCGGTGATGACGATGAGCCGATGCAGCGGCAGATCGAGATCGAAGCTTTTGAGGTTGTTATGCCGCACGCCGCGCAAGCGAATGACGGCACCCGAAGCCGAATTTGACACGCAACGAAATTAGGGGAGAGCGCGACGATGTCAACCGGGTGCGTGGTGCTGAGCGAGACTGCGACCGGATTTAGTTGGTTTTGTATTGAAGATATCGGCGGCGAGACCACAATGTGATCTTATGAAAAAACCAGTGTTTCTGACTTGTTTGGTGGTAGCACTTTGCGTGAGCCAGGCCGCCACCGTCAACGATCACTTTAGTCGCGCCGATACGGCACCTCAAACAGCCGCTGACGATCCGAATGCCATTGGCGGTCACTGGACCGTGGCTCAGGGCGAATGGATGCTGAAGGATGGGAAATTGATGCCGGGACCAACCGGGGTGGATCAGCAATTAATCATTTTGAACGCCGTGCCCACCTATAACACCGAAGGCACGAATTTCACCTTGCAGGCGGTGGTGCAGTTTAACACACCGGGAGACGATCTGACTCTCTGGGCGGGAGTGATTTTCAATTACCAGGATCCGCTCAATTTTTGCACGGTTCGCTATTGTGGCGCAGGCCTAGTGCAATTGGTGAAGTGGGAGAATGGCGATGTGGGCGGGTACGGCGAAATCCCAAGCACGCCGCCGATCACCGGTCGGCCTTACCGCATTACGGTCTCCTCCACTGGGTTGGGAATTTATTCGGCGAGTATTGATGATGCGATTACGGGCGAAAACATGGGCAGCATTACCGACTACGATCTGGGCGGTGGCTTTGCCAATGGTTATGGCGGCGTGCATAGCGGGTTTAACACCGGATATTGGAAGATCGCCTTTGACAACTTTAGTTTGGAGGTGGGGCCCGAAATCGCCGTGCCGCCGCTTTTGCTCGCCTTGCCCACGACGGCGAGCGCCAACCCCGGAGGTCAATTGGCTTTGACGGCGGATATCGGCGGCAATCCGTTGCCGCAAGTGCAGTGGAAATTCGAGGGGCAAGATATTCCCGGGGCCACCGATCTAACCCTGATTGTGGACAACTTCCAAGCGGCGAACGTGGGCGGTTATTCCTTGGCGGCTACGAACAGCTCGGGTGGGCTGGAGACTCCGGTCGTGGATGCTTCCTTCGGCTCGCGGTTTGCGGATGATTTCAATCGTGCCGACACGTTGCCGCAGGATGCCAGCAGTGTGCCGAATGCCATTGGCAGCGCTTGGAACATCTTTTCAGGTGAGTGGGCGATCCATCAAAATCAATTGGCGCAGGCCGGCAACACAACTGGCGAGTTGATGGCCTACATCAATTCGCCCGCCACAATGAGTGATGGTAGTGGTGGGAATTTTACTCTGACGGCCACGCTGCAACTGGATAGCGAAGACCCCACTGGGTTTGTCGGGTTGATTTTTAATGCGGCCCCCGACGCAGGGGATACTTACGTTTTGCGTTACAATGGGCAGGGCACGGTCCAGCTCATTGGTGTTCTGGGTGGAGCAATCGGGCCGGTACCGTTGAGCGTAGAAAATGCGTTTATTCACGTCCAAAACCGGCCGTATCGCGTGACCGTAGCCTCGGAAAGTCCCAACGCCTTCACGGTTCAGATTTATGATACCGTGGCGGACATGGAGGTTTATACCACCACAGTGGCCGATGGTGGCGCGAACCTCGTGGGCGGCTCCGGTGGTGTTTACGCCTTCCCCGGTTTCGAGCTGATGCGGTTTGATGACTTTAATCTGACGGTTCAACCGTGGGCTAACCAAAATCCCAGCGTGCTTTCCTTCACCACGGGTGCGTTGACAGGATTGCCCCAGGACATCCAGATCATCGGTGGACAATATGCTCCGACGGATCCGGATGGCGATGCGCTGACGGTGATCGCTGTCACCCCAAGCGTAAATGGCGGCACCGTTACGACTGACGGCAACAAAATCACGTACACTTCGGACGCCGCCTTCACGGGCGCGGATAGCTTTGACTATACGGTGAGTGATGGCCAGGGCGGTGCGGCGACCGGCACGATCACGGTTAATGTGATTGCCAATAGCGCGGCGCAAAATCGGATTGTTGTGAATGGCCCCGTGAGCGACGGGACGATCCATCTCGCTTTCCAGGGAATTCCGAGTTCGGCGTACGTGCTGGATTGGACCTCGAGTCTGGCGGCACCCGTGACTTGGACATCGGTCAGTACGAATCTGACCGACGCGACGGGGGTTTTGGAGATGTCCCATACCACGGCTACTCCAGAAAATTTTTATCGGCTCCGAAAACTTTAAGGCGTTCAAATCACGCGGCCTTGGTTGACGGTTGAGACCGGGTTGGCAGAGAGATGGGCCTGTGTTTGTGAAGGCGTTCCGTTCTTCCAACCCGGCAGTGAGCGCAAGTTGGAGTCGAAAAAAGTCGCGCGGCACGCTAGGTTGGGACGGATGGTTAAGCCATGATTGTTAACTCAAGGAGACTGATGAAGATGGGAGCACTAAAGCCGCGTGTCGCTTTTACGTTGATTGAATTACTGGTGGTGATTGCCATCATCGCGATCCTGGCGGCCCTGCTGCTGCCGACGTTGGGGCGTGCGAAGGAACGATCCAAGACGATCAGTTGCGTCAACAACCTGAAGCAGATTTGCCTGGCCACCAAAATGTATATGGACGACAACGCTGGATACGCGCCGCCCCTTTATTGGCAGATCGGCAGCCCGTGGATGCCCGCCGATTTCAAGTTCGGTTCGGATTATCTCGTGCAGAATCCTTACGGCTTTTTCTGGCAGGATCGGTTGCGGGTTGGTGGTTACGCCAAGGCGCTCAAAATTTTTAATTGTCCCTCATTGCGCGCTTATGCGGCCAAGGATATCGGGGGCGGTTACAGCACCAACAATCCGCTGGGTATTGGCATCAATGTGTTCGAGTTCGGCACGACCATCGGTTACACCGAACCGCTGTGGGTGAAGGAATCCATGATCAGTCGCCCGAGCGGATTCATCATTTACGCGGATGCGGGCGCCGTCACCCCAGGCACGCTCAAATTGAATCCGGACCAATGGGTGTCGGATTCGGCGTCCGATGCTGCCGCGGCGCAACTCACCGGCGCCGGTGCCACTTACTTCTGTCCCCCGTCAGGCTGGCAGTACGCCTCGGGTATTCAACCGCGCTCGATACCGCGTCACAATCGGCGCTGCAATTTCGGCTTCTTTGATGGTCACGCGGAAAACCTGAAAAACAGTTCGGTTGGCTACCAGTATTTAAACGGCGTGGAGGGCGCTGCTGTGGGTACTCCCCAGCCTGAAGCGGCGCTTTGGGCGCGTGCCCACTGAGCGGAAGCTTCACGACTCTGACCCACTCGTGGTGATCCGTCACAGTTACCTTCGACCGGTCAGAGTGTTTCAAATATTTCTGTGGTCGCCGTGAAGCGACGGAATTGGATCCCGTTATGCGCTTTCGATAAAGAAGGTTTTGAGCTCGATCAGAGCGCGACGATGTCAAATTCTGCGCGCCCTCAATCGCCATCAGTTGACCGGCAACATGGGTTTTGTCATGCTGTCGCCATGAATCGTCGCCAATTTATTCAAATTTCAAGTCTGTTCGCCGCCGGAATCTCCATGGCCGCGCTCTCGGGTTGTTCCAGCCCCCGCTCAGCTTCTGCCAAA comes from the Verrucomicrobiia bacterium genome and includes:
- the uvrA gene encoding excinuclease ABC subunit UvrA, whose translation is MSNSASGAVIRLRGVRHNNLKSFDLDLPLHRLIVITGLSGSGKSSLAFDTLYAEGQRRYIETFSPYARQFFDRMDKPQVDSIEGIPPAIAIEQRNAVRTTRSTVGTMTEICDHLKVLWPHLAQLHCRGCGRPVTKTAPPGVWQALSVAPSAEVLITFEVPLSEKLSLAESLALIAKQGYQRLLVNGEVTRLDEAAKLATLQPPPTALIVVQDRLKLTPTARARIIEACEQAYHFGKGKLTVWTMSATTEVRQPRRFSNWRHCAQCDIEYPEATPALFSFNHPLGACPTCKGFGRTITIDYDLALPDRTLTLAEGAIKPWRNGFSAECQRDLKKFCQARKVPMNVPFHKLAAEHQRWVIEGDKDYGIDEAHEWPRAWYGVKGYFRWLETKSYKMHVRVLLSRYRAYTRCPDCHGARLKPEALLYWLNVDAAGSKSPKTSRAATPTGNTSQPTTRLTLPDFYALPIRDALNLVNQLIRQRSRLRKTSPQDSVRLALDEVRTRLAYLDGVGLGYLTLDRPTRTLSGGETERVNLTTCLGTRLVNTLFVLDEPSVGLHPRDTDRLVRILEKLRDTGNTVVVVEHEAGVMRAADQIVDIGPGHGATGGEIVFQGPLRDLLKSKTSLTGQYLSGRKRIELSQRRPIHSAAANGAAQKPKADQSYILENSAMLKIEDATRHNLNHLSVEIPLGRFVVVTGVSGSGKSTLIRDVLLPTLQARLHDQDISPTKASDRLDSEESVNDAAADQTANHSPALTQITGYETLRQVVLVDQSALGKTPRSNPAVYIGAFDDIREVFAQSDIAKQRGLNASAFSFNSSVGQCEKCHGAGFEKIEMQFLSDIFIRCPECDGRRYRQHILDLKISPPRPASATTPQWSIGDFLEATVDEVIDFLAGFADSKPARRATASLKLLQEVGLGYLRLGQPINTLSGGESQRLKLVRHLAEATQHSAATDRPANRRNSKRIGHQPAATATLFLFDEPTTGLHFDDVRVLLQVFQRLVAAGHSVVVIEHNLEVIKCADWIIDLGPEAGAEGGKVVATGTPENIARNPASHTGQYLRRSYSGERAPRRRPRDASLRNQRTRKL
- a CDS encoding Ig-like domain-containing protein; protein product: MKKPVFLTCLVVALCVSQAATVNDHFSRADTAPQTAADDPNAIGGHWTVAQGEWMLKDGKLMPGPTGVDQQLIILNAVPTYNTEGTNFTLQAVVQFNTPGDDLTLWAGVIFNYQDPLNFCTVRYCGAGLVQLVKWENGDVGGYGEIPSTPPITGRPYRITVSSTGLGIYSASIDDAITGENMGSITDYDLGGGFANGYGGVHSGFNTGYWKIAFDNFSLEVGPEIAVPPLLLALPTTASANPGGQLALTADIGGNPLPQVQWKFEGQDIPGATDLTLIVDNFQAANVGGYSLAATNSSGGLETPVVDASFGSRFADDFNRADTLPQDASSVPNAIGSAWNIFSGEWAIHQNQLAQAGNTTGELMAYINSPATMSDGSGGNFTLTATLQLDSEDPTGFVGLIFNAAPDAGDTYVLRYNGQGTVQLIGVLGGAIGPVPLSVENAFIHVQNRPYRVTVASESPNAFTVQIYDTVADMEVYTTTVADGGANLVGGSGGVYAFPGFELMRFDDFNLTVQPWANQNPSVLSFTTGALTGLPQDIQIIGGQYAPTDPDGDALTVIAVTPSVNGGTVTTDGNKITYTSDAAFTGADSFDYTVSDGQGGAATGTITVNVIANSAAQNRIVVNGPVSDGTIHLAFQGIPSSAYVLDWTSSLAAPVTWTSVSTNLTDATGVLEMSHTTATPENFYRLRKL
- a CDS encoding prepilin-type N-terminal cleavage/methylation domain-containing protein; translation: MKMGALKPRVAFTLIELLVVIAIIAILAALLLPTLGRAKERSKTISCVNNLKQICLATKMYMDDNAGYAPPLYWQIGSPWMPADFKFGSDYLVQNPYGFFWQDRLRVGGYAKALKIFNCPSLRAYAAKDIGGGYSTNNPLGIGINVFEFGTTIGYTEPLWVKESMISRPSGFIIYADAGAVTPGTLKLNPDQWVSDSASDAAAAQLTGAGATYFCPPSGWQYASGIQPRSIPRHNRRCNFGFFDGHAENLKNSSVGYQYLNGVEGAAVGTPQPEAALWARAH